Genomic window (bacterium):
GTAAGCTCTCAGCGCGAAAGAGCGACCAACCAAAGAGAATGATGATAAAAGTAATGAGCGTGTTTACAGGAGCTGGAATGGTCCGTGAAAGCCGTAGCCAGAAGAGCCTGTCAAGAATTAAGAATGCTCCGTGGAATATCCCCCAGAGAATAAAAGTCCATGCGGCTCCGTGCCAAAGTCCTGAGAGAAGAAATACCAGGAGGAGATTGCGATATGTTACGACAGTGGAGCGTCGACTCCCACCCAGTGGAAAATACAGATACTCACGAAAGAATGTTGTGAGTGAGATGTGCCAACGCCGCCAAAACTCAGTGACTGTTTGACTGATATATGGTTGGTTGAAGTTTTCTTTAAAGCGTAATCCGAACATGGCGCCGAGTCCAATTGCCATATCGGAGTACCCAGAGAAGTCAAAGTAGATCTGATATGCGTACGCGACGATTCCCACCCAAGCCCATGAGGTGGTCAGGGAAGCATCAGGAAGAGCAAAGACGGCATCTGCAACGCTGCCCATTGAGTCTGCAATAAGGACCTTCTTGCCCAGCCCGAGGCAAAATCGAAATACCCCAGAGAGAAAGAGGGGAAGAGTCTCTCTTCGTTTCGTAAGTTGCTCCGCTATATCATGGTAGCAAACAATTGGCCCTGCGATGAGTTGCGGGAAGAGAAGTACATAGAGGGTGTAGTCAAAGATGTTTCTAGCAACGGGGGTTACTCCACGGTAGACATCAACGAGGTAAGAGATCTTTTGGAAGGTAAAAAAGGAAATTCCTATTGGAAGTGCCACTGCAACCCACGAAAAGGGGTGAAGAGAGAGGCGCTCAAGAGTGGTGTTGAGTTGTTCAATAAAAAAGTTGGCGTACTTAAAGTACCCAAGCATAGAAAGGTTTAGGGTAATTGCGAGAGCAAGTATGAGCTTTCGTTTTTGAGGCGCTAATTTTCTGTTTGTAGAGAGATAATTACTCAGCACGTAGTCGAGTGAGCAACTGATGAGAAGAGGGATTACAAGTGTGGGTGCTCCCCAAGCATAG
Coding sequences:
- a CDS encoding MBOAT family protein: MVFSSFIFLYLFLPLTVAVYFISPRTLRNGVLLSASVFFYAWGAPTLVIPLLISCSLDYVLSNYLSTNRKLAPQKRKLILALAITLNLSMLGYFKYANFFIEQLNTTLERLSLHPFSWVAVALPIGISFFTFQKISYLVDVYRGVTPVARNIFDYTLYVLLFPQLIAGPIVCYHDIAEQLTKRRETLPLFLSGVFRFCLGLGKKVLIADSMGSVADAVFALPDASLTTSWAWVGIVAYAYQIYFDFSGYSDMAIGLGAMFGLRFKENFNQPYISQTVTEFWRRWHISLTTFFREYLYFPLGGSRRSTVVTYRNLLLVFLLSGLWHGAAWTFILWGIFHGAFLILDRLFWLRLSRTIPAPVNTLITFIIILFGWSLFRAESLPEALHFMEILLGGTPSPYLPSPAGFIVDNRSSVIFLVATMLCFTPQFLPQARKQLLELRTELSIRRTLAYGGMSVVTLLLATTFLAARGHTPFLYFKF